In a genomic window of Fusobacterium sp. DD2:
- a CDS encoding transglycosylase SLT domain-containing protein, whose amino-acid sequence MKKIIISILTFLIYTLTFSNNYEDYKIFIDGKNAYYSADYENAKKNFEVLLRTFSSSTVFNENYAYFFIGMTYYELKDYKKAALYLEKAVYTPKKSLFSNDSDLEKIIFFSERDFSLGQSLINIGDIEKGKIYLQRVDYNTFFPFAAHYEEKALEILGKYDPQFKNKEALKFHYDFSKINTMTIPELLRIGDYYASQKNYKIAKDFYEYILKNTPLDGYGETVNKRYLKVLIQLNDYKDLIKYTSTPPKEYKDLYNFYRGLAFYQLKDFTRALFLFDGIKDKKYMSMARYYAAGIYFALGDYKSTIDNAKLVTDKNIISQSMLGFSYLYLGNEKAFDKVAKEVIQNYPSSYTATYFMLLLKHTKDIPTKISSIQNLGKLASTVIINSKPLPSDFIKKADLLEIDQLSQIAEFGDKDLLQIAFDKGNFLNKGNIAYGYSTTVILENGQFYHLALRNSNEYMGEFLQYKDLLRYNYPRYFKDEVNYCSKKYDVPQEMIYTILNNISGFNIYYVSEDSRFGLMGITPEGNQGYSLFQVFDPQVNIEIGTKLLRKYLDLYEGNKLKALIAYVHGQKYVSSLYFSDNNDLSFNSIIIPEERYYLENMFLTFVFYSKLYEY is encoded by the coding sequence ATGAAAAAAATAATAATATCAATTCTAACCTTTTTAATATATACATTAACATTTTCAAATAACTATGAAGATTATAAGATTTTTATTGATGGAAAAAATGCTTATTACAGTGCAGATTATGAAAATGCCAAAAAGAATTTTGAGGTATTGCTGCGAACATTTTCATCTTCAACTGTATTTAATGAAAATTATGCATATTTTTTTATTGGAATGACTTATTATGAGCTAAAAGATTATAAAAAAGCTGCTCTTTATCTTGAAAAAGCAGTATATACTCCTAAAAAATCTCTTTTTTCCAATGACAGTGACCTTGAAAAAATAATTTTCTTTTCAGAGAGAGACTTTTCTCTTGGACAATCTTTAATAAATATTGGAGATATTGAAAAAGGTAAAATATATCTGCAAAGAGTAGATTATAACACTTTCTTCCCATTTGCTGCTCATTATGAGGAGAAAGCTTTAGAGATATTAGGAAAATACGATCCTCAATTTAAAAATAAAGAAGCTCTGAAATTCCACTATGATTTTTCTAAAATCAATACTATGACGATACCTGAATTATTAAGAATCGGAGATTATTATGCATCACAAAAAAATTATAAAATTGCAAAAGATTTTTATGAATATATTTTAAAAAATACACCTTTAGATGGATACGGAGAAACTGTAAATAAAAGATATTTAAAAGTATTAATTCAGCTTAATGATTATAAAGACCTTATTAAATATACAAGTACTCCACCTAAAGAATATAAAGATCTATATAATTTTTATAGAGGACTCGCATTTTATCAGTTAAAGGATTTTACCAGAGCACTTTTTCTATTTGATGGTATAAAGGATAAAAAATATATGTCTATGGCAAGATACTATGCTGCAGGTATTTATTTTGCTTTAGGAGATTATAAAAGTACAATAGATAATGCAAAATTAGTAACAGATAAAAATATAATCTCACAAAGTATGCTTGGTTTTTCATATCTATATTTAGGAAATGAAAAAGCTTTTGATAAAGTTGCAAAAGAAGTTATACAAAATTATCCAAGTAGTTATACAGCTACTTATTTTATGCTTCTTTTAAAACATACAAAAGATATACCTACAAAGATATCTTCTATTCAGAATTTAGGAAAACTTGCATCAACTGTAATTATTAATTCCAAACCACTGCCGTCTGATTTTATTAAAAAGGCAGATTTACTTGAAATTGACCAACTTTCACAAATTGCAGAGTTTGGAGATAAAGATTTACTACAAATTGCATTTGATAAGGGAAATTTTTTAAATAAGGGAAATATTGCATATGGATACTCTACAACAGTAATTCTTGAAAATGGACAATTTTACCATTTAGCTTTGAGAAACTCTAATGAGTATATGGGAGAGTTCTTACAGTATAAAGATCTGTTAAGATATAATTATCCAAGATACTTTAAAGATGAAGTAAACTATTGTTCTAAAAAATATGACGTACCACAAGAGATGATATATACAATTTTAAATAATATAAGTGGATTTAATATCTACTATGTCTCTGAAGATTCCCGATTTGGACTTATGGGAATTACTCCTGAAGGTAACCAGGGATACTCACTATTTCAAGTTTTTGATCCACAAGTTAATATAGAAATTGGTACAAAATTACTTAGAAAATATCTTGACCTATACGAAGGAAATAAATTAAAGGCATTAATTGCCTATGTGCATGGTCAAAAATATGTATCTTCACTATATTTTAGTGATAATAATGATTTAAGTTTTAACTCAATTATCATTCCAGAAGAGAGATACTATTTAGAAAATATGTTTTTGACCTTTGTTTTTTACTCAAAATTATATGAGTACTAA